cagtcctCAGACTTTCTTTATAATTTAAAGTCATCGGaaacagtgatcactgtcctgtgtgttaaagcccctcccccctaaagttagaatcactccctaggactcacttaaccccttcactgccagtgtcatttacacagtaatcagtgcatttttatagcaatgatcgctgtatagatgacaatggtcccaaaatagtgtcaaaagtgtccgataatgttgcattcatgataaaaatcgcagattgccgccattactaattaaaaaaaaaataataataaaaatgccataaatctatcccctgttttgtagacgctataaattttgcgcaaaccaatcaatcaatatacactcattgcgattttttttaccaaaaatacgtagaagaatacatatcggtctaaacttaggaaaaaattttttttttatatatttttggggatatttattatagcaaaaagtaaaaaaatattgctttttttttcaaaattatcgctcttttttttttttttgcttatagcgcaaaaaataaaaaccgcagaggtgatcaaataccaccaaaagaaagctctatttgtggggaaaaaatgacgtcaattttgtttgggtacaacgtcgcacgaccgtgcaattgtcagttaaagagacgcagtgccgaatcgcaaaaagtgctctggtcaggaagggggtaaaatttctggagctgaagcggttaaaaaccccttttatactacaccaggtctcttccttgttatgaatggttcctgggccccagggcccctgtgaatgggcCCCGCTTTCTTGTACCGCCAGTCACCATTACACACAGACATCCTAGACCCCAATCCCAGGAAATCCGTCTCCTCTTACTTTTGCAGGCGGATGAGGTAAGTCTTGTTATCCACATCGTAGACATTGTACACGCGCATGCCCAGCAGACTGAGGGATGAAGAAAGACAACACACAGGATTATTGATCAGTTATAAGACCTCATTCATAATAATGATCAGCACTGCACACCTGCAGCTCAGGCAGggtaagctgggacttgtagtccccaaCAGCTGGAGAGGAAGCTTCCCCACTCCCATGGCTGATGTTCCATCCCCCCTGCAGCTCACACAGCCCTCCTTGTAGTCACCTGTCCTGCAGCTCTGAGATGACAGCCCGGATATCTATGGTATTGAATCTGTTCTTCATTCTGCCAGCTCCCACTTGTGCACTCACTCCAGCCGGTGTTCttccgagaaagttccgctcggcgtataagttcccccctctactgcgcctgcgcagtaggtatcggcggaaatagccgaagcacaacagctgaaaatcagctgtacacggcgcctggaagagggcccctcgcgggctcgcttcgctcgccacgcttcgggcacggcctcgcggcgctcggctatctccggcggctgagagtagtatgtactgcgcaggcgctgcgcctgcgcagtacggggggaacttatccgcccagggaacattctcggcaagacaccggccataCACTTCCTGCATCACATGGCACGGCGAGCCACACGGATCAATTCTGTAAGAGCGTTCAGAACACGGTGCGACATCTAGTGGCGGTACATGGAACAGCGTGCAGGCTTTAGATGCGTTATTTACTTTTCTCCAGCAGAGGTCAGTGCTGCGCCCAGAGAATTCCATactaatataaaatatacagtataagaaATTCCTTTAGGCTTTATAATTACccctaaattaaccacttcaatgccgggcacttttgccaaggacaattttcagctttcagtgctgtcgcaatttgaatgacaattgcgcggtcatgcaacactgtacccaaactaaagttttatcattttcttcccacaaatggagttttcttttggtggtatttgatcacctctggggtttttattttttgctaaacaaactaaaaaagaccaaagtttttgaaaaaaatagcgtttttcttagtttctgtcatacaattttgttttctccttcactgacgagcactcatgaggcggcactgatcaggtggcaccgatgggcactgatgagttggcactgatatgtagaattgatgggcactgatgaggccacactgatgggcactgatgagttggcactgatgggcactgatatgtagaattgatgggcactgataggtggcacagatatgcagcactgatgggcaccaataggcggcactgatatgcagcactgatgggcactgacaggcggcactgatgggcactgaccagcggtaaaaaaaaaaaaaaggtgtataaaaaataaaaataatgaataaaataatataaaaaaataaaaaaggatacatttatgaataaatttaaacaataaagatattaaaaaaaggtgtataaaaataataaataacaatgataaatataatagttaataactataaaaataactctaaataagggtgtataaaaattaaaaaaaaataatgaggataattaataaatataaaaataactacaaATCAGGGTGTAATAAATGcatattaaaaataacaaagggtgtataaagataaaaaaaattaaaaacggtgtataaaaataaaaatgggtgtgtgATAACATtattaatgaataaatataaagagattgtgaatggaaaaaaaagttaaacaaatataaacaaataaaagtaatataaaataaataaataaataaatgagagtataaatatacattaaaaaataataaagataatgaataaaaatgtataacaataaacataatgaatacaaatttatataaaaaaaaattaaaaaaggatacatttatgaataaatttaaagaataaagataaaaaagggtgtataaaaataataaataataatgataaatataatacttaataactataaaaataactctaaataagggtgtataaaaataaagaaaaaatgatgaggataataattaataaatataaaaataactacaaATCAGGGTGTATAGAAATAATAAatccatatgaaaaataaaaagggtgacgaaaaagaaaaaaatatataataatgagtaaatctaaaaataaataacgatgtataaaaataaaaattggtgcTTGATGaaattaataatgaataaatataaaggagtataaaaataataaattaaaactataaataccataaataaaattaataatgaaaaaaaaattaggaaaaaagagACTGTGTTTTACTGTATTATACAGGCTGCTCTACACCCGCTATTCATCACAGGCGCtatcccactactgatcagcacgggggCTTTGACCTGCTCAAGTTCACCCCTCCTTGGAGTGACCTGGTTGCTCTAGGCTCCCCATATTGATACCGAAGTTAGCATGGACACCCGATCGATATAGCACAAGGTAGaccagaactcctggactcaagcaatccgACAGCCTCAACCTCCCAAGCAGCTGGGATTACAGACACACGCCACCGCGCCCGGCGAGAAGATTGCAGTGCTCTCTTTATCTAgaagctggattctcagtgacgtcatcggctcagcactgccatctataggcagcatTGGGAATCACACCCGCACGCTGGGTTGAAGGGGCGCGCTCTGCTCTACCACACCTGCGCACAAGTACAAAGGCTGGCtgaaggctagcctgcatttgtgggaggagtctgagagggctatattaagcctcctcctctgtcaggtcagGGCTCGTGGGCGTTCCGGGTTCAGTAGGGGCGGGGCCTACACTCCACTTCCGGATCGATTGCAAGATGGTGGCGGTGCCTCACCTCTCCACCCACCTGGTTCCCCCTCGGCACCCACATTCACGGGTCCCCGCTTCTTTTGGTAtttcagcaggagggggggggggcaatcggcCGCCCGCCCGCCGACTCCTCTCCTCATGCAATGCAGCTCCACGAGGGAGCCTCTTGCcagccagctcctctctccccttaccAGCTTGCTTCAGGGGGGGGAGCTGCCGACCGCTTCTCCGGGTATTGAGGGTGGGGGGATATCCAGCCAGCTGCCTGCTCCGCTGCACACGGCACCATGGGAGGGGGTGCTTGCCCGTTTTTCTCGGTGATCATGCAGGGTGAGGGGGGccgtccatcctccacccaccctcgTTCCCCTCGGCGGCAGCCAGTCAGGTacggcccgcccgcttctcccggcgagcatgcaggggggaggggggcgtccTTTCATCCTGCACAGCTCTATATGGCCAGCACGCAGCCCGTGCTTCTCCCGGCACccatgaggggtgggggggggcgtcACGGCTGTCCATCATGTTTCACCCACACCAACTTCCCTAGGGCTCAGTTTGGGGGGGTCGTCTGTCCATCCTCCACCTTCGCTGGGCCAATCCCGCATGGTCGGGGGGGGTGCGCCGCCCGCTTCTCCCTCATCCCTGTGTGTCTTGCCAGCATGGTGGGGCGGCTGCCAGCttctcctgggggaggggggggtctgttcGTCCATCTTGTATCCACTCACCCGCCAGTTCACCTCACCTCCCTGGAAGTCACACCGTGCATCACGGAGGAATCGCCCGCACGCTTCCCGGTTCTCATGGGGGGGTGCTCACCCGCCTGCTCACTTCCCGGTACTCACATggggcatcatggggggggggggaggatcccCGCACGCCTCTCGGGCATTCACCGCTTCAGGCACCAGTGTTTTATCATGGCGTTTTggccccaggatttccgtcttagcgttctgccccaggttttttgtcttagcgttctgccccagaatttctggccttagcgttctgccccagaatttctggccttagcgttctgccccagaatttctggccttagcgttctgccccaggatttctggccttagcgttctgccccaggatttctggccttagcgttctgccccaggatttctggccttagcgttctgccccaggatttctggccttagcgttctgccccaggatttctggccttagcgttctgccccaggatttctggccttagcgttctgccccaggatttctggccttagcgttctgccccaggatttctggccttagcgttctgccccaggttttttgtcttagcgttctgccccaggttttttgtcttagcgttctgccccaggttttTTGTCTTAGCgtcctgccccaggatttctggccttagcgtcctgccccagcatttctggccttagcgttctgccccagcatttctggccttagcgttctgccccagcatttctggccttagcgttctgccccagcatttctggccttagcgttctgccccagcatttctggccttagcgttctgccccagcatttctggccttagcgttctgccccagcatttctggccttagcgttctgccccagcatttctggccttagcgttctgccccagcatttctggccttagcgttctgccccagcatttctggccttagcgttctgccccagcatttctggccttagcgttcggccccagcatttctggccttagcgttcggccccagcatttctggccttagcgttcggccccagcatttctggccttagcgttcggccccagcatttctggccttagcgtttggcccctgcatttctgtctcagtgcacagtctctgcatttctgtcaaggtgtttctgccccaggttttcggtCACAGCATGGCTGCCCAAGATTTCTGAcatagcgtttctgcccaggatttctgtcatggcggcattctgccccagcatttctgactTGGTGTTCGGTCTCAGCTTTTCTGTCTTGGTGTTTCTACCCCAGGTTTTTATGTCATTACACTTCTGCtttagcgttctgtcatagcgtttctgcctcaggatttcggtcatggcatttctgcctctgcgtttctgcctcaggatttcggtcatggcatttctgcctctgcgtttctgccccaggagttcggtcatggcatttctgcctctgcgtttctgccccaggttttcggtcatggcatttctgcctctgcgtttctgccccaggatttctgtctttgcttttctgcctctgcgtttctgtcatagtgttctgtcatagtgtttttgccccaggatttctgtcattgcatttctgccccaggattttagTCTCAGCATTTGTCATTACACTCTGCCCAGGGTTTCGGTTCTCACGTTCCTGCCTCAGCTTTCAGTTTCAGCATTCCTGTCGTAGGGTCTTCTGTCAACATTGCGGTCAGTGCGCTTCTGCCCCGAGATTTCTGGCATAGCCTTTCTACTTcagtgttcagtctcagcattcctgtcacagcgtttctcagaggggcgttgttgttcagtcacggcatattTCGGTAGCTGGttttatcttcgttgtttgtcatgtctcattgtatctttgttcatgtttgtacctgggtcagttagctagggctcacatgtcaggatctgtcacgtctacagatccatacgggctgaggtttcgtttgttaatgattgttgaccacaatcttctcgcctgtataacatacgtcatacgatgcatgttcattcaccacacctgtacgattacccaccacggtctgtgggtacaccagccctgagttttcagttaattacctgtctctgcgcagcaggttactcgggctcagtcACTACTTACACGAGGGGGGGTGGTCCATCATTAGcttcattcacgcgcagtggtcttgacacttctgctcatgttctcatacttgggTAGGCTCAGAGGGGGATTGCTGTTCTCTTGTATTGTTGactgtcatttctcttgttcatgttctcaggtgggctgcattggcagccatcatccccttgttggtccttaagtggtaggtttgggcaaacgtcgtcatgattctggattctacGCTCGGGCCTGAtatcttgtctaggatgtggcctggaagactgctcagggacgtcagtccagtcattttttccgttccccagccggtgtcaggtaggggggtttcagtcactttggggtatgactgtttcaggccatgggacttatttccccggtgtggagtctggccctccttcctcggttcagaaTTCAGACTCTGCTGCAGCACGACCTGATCAAATCAGGTGGGACCAGCATtcggtgtctggcatggtttctccacgtTGTCAGTGCTTATTGCCTTAGGGTTTGGGCCTCaaccacctactccatcacatccttcaggtatttatcatttttgaactcctgccagttgtcctttggcacttACCCTCGCTCTTTCCCATACCAGTTTGGGTAGGCCAGGGCCTGGGAGGGTTTCACGGAGCACTTCCGAGGGTCTGGTCGAAGTTTTGATCTTCTtggctatcattttgcaggggctcctcgggacagccatggctccccttcccccacgcatcctctcattcacagtagttcattctcatgtctgggtcgtctcggGCTCCAGGCTCGGTCCAATCGTTCATGGGACGTTttgttgggttctgggtagcttcgcaggtttctacaaggggttctgtctcatcaccgaGTCGGGGGTTTCTCCTGTCATAACGGACACTTATCGGTTATATACCGTTGCCATCCGGGCAAgcactactccacttgatggattgttaccttccctttttcacctaaatttgtgtctttttgccctcttttcaggcatactgaccagtcaggccaaggcacacctcaggccttggtgcttaggagtatcactttctaactcagactctgactacaagtacaAAGGCTGGCtgaaggctagcctgcatttgtgggaggagtttgagagggctatattaagcctcctcctctgtcaggtcagGGCTCGTGGGCGTtccgggttcccacccacccgtttcccccaatatTCATACTTACTCATATTacttttcttacattcagggtatgccctcttttcaggcatactgaccaatcaggccaaggcacacctcaggccttgttgcttaggagtatcactttctaactcgaagactctgactacaagctgtagctatctaaatcggctggtacagaacagcagcagcaactg
This Aquarana catesbeiana isolate 2022-GZ linkage group LG13, ASM4218655v1, whole genome shotgun sequence DNA region includes the following protein-coding sequences:
- the LOC141116850 gene encoding ribosome quality control complex subunit NEMF-like, yielding MKNRFNTIDIRAVISELQDSLLGMRVYNVYDVDNKTYLIRLQKPDSKAVVLVESGIRIHTTEFEWPKNMMPSGFAMKV